The following proteins are co-located in the Pomacea canaliculata isolate SZHN2017 linkage group LG8, ASM307304v1, whole genome shotgun sequence genome:
- the LOC112570474 gene encoding deleted in malignant brain tumors 1 protein-like isoform X2, whose translation MERRRLCLIAWTIAAGIVTGALSGCDSQCVTNSRPAHLIANQNKTLSFSVQSVGSNASCEWLISSNTISTRLRLTATIFNLRSSNGTCVDNFTIYDGSSSFSPILLSTCSRPNFPIYSSGSDVLVSFTTGRDNFGTTSNFTVNYEVLKISNATIIDSVNVDIGALHIFKYPEGSSQYPNNANRGWVFDTNDSQYVVHVVVAYVDVETASAGCDFDYVEIFDSSVEANRRDRLCGTLTSREYYSTGQSLYITFHSNGSQTRSGFNLTYTAALRSAIYPAPVCSSSTPLAAVLHNKQFLRYPAVSTTYTTDRDCGWSIQSASLDYVVHVTFVYVSIPTSRDCYSDYVQVYDGSSTLSNRLASVCGNEPGQEFYSYGRSLFIQFHSSTNNIPGGFHLSYESVLRSEAPPHAGGTEIVNVDLANEHFLKYPEGSSAYPNNANRGWVFYSTDPKYVVHIQFTQLDVELSATGCDFDYIEVFDSSAEEKKLDRLCGFMTRPQYYSTGEFLYLTFHSNGVNVGTGFNITYRAALQATIYPEPVCSPSLPLAALLHDNKFLKYPALTSASSNNYGCGWSIQSGSVNYTVHVTFLFC comes from the exons ATGGAACGACGAAGGTTGTGTTTGATTGCTTGGACCATCGCAGCAGGTATTGTGACAG GTGCTCTGTCCGGTTGTGACAGCCAGTGTGTTACAAACTCAAGGCCTGCACATCTCATCgccaaccaaaacaaaactttgtccTTCAGTGTCCAGTCCGTGGGAAG cAACGCAAGCTGTGAGTGGCTCATCAGCTCCAACACCATCAGCACCAGACTGCGCTTGACGGCGACCATCTTCAATCTCCGATCAAGCAACGGAACGTGTGTTGACAACTTCACAATCTACGATG GAAGTTCTTCCTTTTCCCCCATCCTACTATCGACCTGCTCCAGACCTAACTTTCCCATCTACAGtagcggaagtgacgtgttGGTCTCGTTCACTACCGGAAGGGACAACTTCGGCACAACAAGCAACTTTACTGTCAACTACGAAGTTCTGAAGATCAGCA atGCCACTATAATTGACTCAGTGAATGTAGATATTGGTGCTCTACACATTTTTAAGTATCCTGAAGGATCGTCTCAATATCCCAA CAACGCTAACCGTGGGTGGGTCTTTGACACCAACGACTCCCAGTATGTTGTGCACGTCGTTGTCGCATATGTCGATGTTGAAACGGCTTCCGCTGGTTGTGACTTTGATTATGTCGAGATATTTGACA gCTCGGTGGAAGCCAACAGACGGGACAGACTGTGCGGCACACTGACCAGTCGAGAGTACTACAGTACAGGCCAGTCTCTCTACATCACCTTTCACAGCAATGGCTCTCAGACAAGATCAGGTTTCAACCTGACTTACACGGCAGCCCTTCGGTCAGCCATCTACCCAGCCCCTG TTTGTTCTTCAAGTACTCCCCTCGCCGCTGTtctccacaacaaacagtttttaagATACCCAGCAGTGTCGACCACATACACGAC TGATAGAGACTGTGGCTGGAGTATTCAGTCCGCCAGCTTGGACTACGTTGTGCACGTGACTTTCGTATATGTCAGTATTCCGACCTCTCGTGACTGTTACTCCGACTATGTACAGGTATACGACG GCTCCTCCACGCTATCAAACAGACTGGCATCAGTCTGTGGGAATGAACCAGGGCAAGAATTCTACAGTTACGGTCGGTCATTGTTCATCCAGTTTCACAGCAGCACGAACAACATCCCGGGAGGTTTCCACTTGTCCTATGAAAGTGTCCTTCGGTCGGAAGCGCCGCCACACGCAG GTGGCACTGAGATTGTGAATGTTGATCTCGCTaatgaacattttcttaaatatcCTGAAGGATCATCTGCGTACCCCAA CAATGCTAACCGTGGCTGGGTGTTTTACTCCACCGACCCAAAGTATGTGGTGCACATACAATTCACACAACTGGATGTTGAACTGTCCGCCACTGGCTGTGATTTTGATTACATTGAGGTCTTTGACA GTTCGgcggaagaaaagaaactggaCAGACTGTGCGGCTTCATGACCAGACCGCAATACTACAGTACAGGAGAGTTCCTCTACCTTACCTTTCACAGCAATGGAGTCAATGTGGGCACCGGTTTTAACATCACCTACAGGGCAGCACTACAGGCAACCATCTACCCAGAACCTG TGTGTTCTCCCAGTCTTCCTCTTGCAGCTCTTCTCCACGACAACAAGTTTCTAAAATACCCAGCATTGACCAGCGCTAGCAGCAA TAATTATGGCTGCGGCTGGAGTATTCAGTCTGGCAGCGTGAACTACACTGTCCACGTGACTTTCCTATTCTGTTGA
- the LOC112570286 gene encoding dorsal-ventral patterning tolloid-like protein 1, which produces MGGTEIVNVDLANEHFLKYPEGSSAYPNNANRGWVFYSTDPKYVVHIQFTQLDVELSATGCDFDYIEVFDSSAEEKKLDRLCGFMTRPQYYSTGEFLYLTFHSNGFNVGTGFNLTYTAALQAVIYPEPVCSPSLLLAAVLHDNKFLRYPALTSASRNNNDCGWTIQSGSVDYILHVTFLSVDIRMSGECRNDHVEVYDGSPMESNILGAICGNHSQQEFYSSGQSLFIKFQTSYFTTGNFHLSYEAVLPSEVSRKTDCSYSILLSGSPQQFYFRYPENNINYNNNLDCVWLFKTDSSNYVVHVNFTFVDTEYIANCSYDYIAIFDGTPPQATVLWKLCGQLGQQREFYSTGQSLYIVFHSDPAVTGQGFRLTYTSALRSEVPQDSYGVCVQVHVQAATYSNKNLRYPYLPVNYVNNADCYWLLQTSLLGYVVSVTFTFVDIEYSNGCPYDYVQLFDGSSTFADSLGKVCRLTSETFYSSGPSMYIRFHSDDTTTKRGFQLTYRAVSRLNIPTAPATTPFVEELSLTAWDYAEQYLQYPTASAKLPQQRRPWLAHQTSDFDIGYTVHVTFTFVDTEYSSDCVNDYIEVFDGPSGLTGSLGKLCGSTVRDFYGTWSSMYIRFHSNGAVTRKGL; this is translated from the exons ATGG GTGGCACTGAGATTGTGAATGTTGATCTCGCTaatgaacattttcttaaatatcCTGAAGGATCATCTGCGTACCCCAA CAATGCTAACCGTGGCTGGGTGTTTTACTCCACCGACCCAAAGTATGTGGTGCACATACAATTCACACAACTGGATGTTGAACTGTCCGCCACTGGCTGTGATTTTGATTACATTGAGGTCTTTGACA GTTCGgcggaagaaaagaaactggaCAGACTGTGCGGCTTCATGACCAGACCGCAATACTACAGTACAGGAGAGTTCCTCTACCTTACCTTTCACAGCAATGGATTCAATGTGGGCACCGGTTTTAACCTCACCTACACGGCAGCACTACAGGCAGTCATCTACCCAGAACCTG TGTGTTCTCCCAGTCTTCTACTTGCCGCTGTTCTCCACGACAACAAGTTTCTAAGATACCCAGCACTGACCAGCGCTAGCAGGAA tAATAATGACTGTGGCTGGACTATTCAGTCTGGCAGCGTGGACTACATTCTCCACGTGACTTTCCTATCTGTTGACATTAGGATGTCTGGCGAGTGTCGCAACGACCATGTTGAGGTATACGACG GTAGCCCCATGGAATCAAACATTCTTGGAGCAATATGCGGGAACCATTCACAGCAGGAATTCTACAGCTCTGGTCAATCATTGTTCATCAAATTTCAAACCTCATACTTCACTACAGGAAATTTCCACTTGTCGTATGAAGCTGTACTGCCGTCCGAAGTGTCGAGAAAAACAG ACTGCTCTTACTCTATTCTACTGAGTGGTAGTCCTCAACAATTCTACTTTCGGTACCCGGAAAACAACATAAACTATAACAA CAACCTTGACTGCGTCTGGCTTTTCAAAACTGACAGTAGCAACTACGTGGTCCACGTGAATTTTACGTTTGTTGACACAGAGTACATAGCTAATTGTTCCTACGACTACATTGCCATATTTGATG GGACACCTCCACAAGCCACTGTACTTTGGAAGCTTTGTGGTCAGCTGGGGCAGCAGCGGGAGTTCTATAGCACTGGTCAGTCCCTGTACATCGTATTCCACAGTGACCCCGCGGTAACAGGTCAAGGTTTCCGACTGACCTACACGTCTGCTCTCCGATCAGAAGTCCCTCAGGACTCGT ATGGGGTGTGTGTACAAGTTCACGTTCAAGCAGCGACCTATAGCAATAAGAATCTGAGATACCCTTACCTCCCCGTCAACTATGTCAA CAATGCTGATTGTTACTGGCTTCTTCAAACAAGTCTCCTAGGCTACGTCGTGTCCGTCACGTTCACGTTTGTCGATATAGAATATTCTAACGGTTGTCCCTACGACTACGTGCAACTATTTGACG ggtcCAGCACCTTTGCTGACAGTCTCGGCAAGGTGTGTCGGCTCACATCAGAGACATTCTACAGCTCGGGGCCCTCTATGTACATCAGGTTTCATAGCGATGACACCACAACAAAAAGAGGATTCCAGCTGACCTACCGAGCTGTTTCACGTTTAAACATTCCTACAGCACCAG CAACTACACCTTTTGTTGAAGAACTGTCGCTGACAGCATGGGATTACGCCGAACAATACCTGCAGTACCCGACTGCCTCAGCAAAGCTACCCCAA CAACGCCGACCGTGGCTGGCTCATCAAACTTCGGATTTCGATATCGGTTATACTGTGCACGTGACGTTTACCTTTGTTGACACAGAATATTCCAGCGATTGTGTCAACGACTACATTGAAGTCTTTGATG GACCTAGTGGCTTGACTGGCAGTCTGGGCAAACTGTGCGGGTCGACGGTACGTGACTTTTACGGCACGTGGTCCTCCATGTACATCAGGTTTCACAGCAATGGCGCGGTAACCAGGAAGGGGCTTTAA
- the LOC112570474 gene encoding deleted in malignant brain tumors 1 protein-like isoform X4, giving the protein MYSECRYDYVQVHDACSYSIPLRGGPRQYYFRYPENNENYYNNLDCGWHFKTDSSNYVVHVNFTFVDTEYIANCSYDYIDIFDGTPLQATGLRRLCGQLGQQWEFYSTGQSMYIRFHSDPAVTGQGFRLTYTSALRSEVPQDSYGVCVQVYVQAATYSNQNLRYPYLPVNYVNNADCYWLLQTSLLDYVVAVTFTFVDIEYSNGCPYDYVQLFDGSSTSADSLGKVCRLTSETFYSSGPSMYIRFHSDGSTTKRGFQLTYRAVSRLNVPATTPFVEELSLTAWSSTEYLQYPTASASYPNNADRGWLIKTSDYDIGYTVHVTFTFVDTEYSSNCANDYIEVFDGSSVSSSSLGKLCGSTTRDFYGTWSSMYIRFHSNGAVTGRGFNLTYQAVKKAVNKAVNEDTSPRIVSAGIIAGPVVGGVVGIVCVVYALTSCIRCRRKQSTRNDTTNTHINTNIHMNAAFSYPANDPVTAIPPSVNLNLVSLTVNLPPETASPPPETARPPPDIARPPSYTAEPPPPYDGNVQGASYPDAVNKPLPQKSQYPTTKQTPSAPPASQRRK; this is encoded by the exons ATGTATAGCGAGTGTCGCTACGACTATGTACAGGTACACGACG CCTGCTCTTACTCTATTCCACTGAGAGGTGGTCCTCGACAATACTACTTTCGGTACCCGGAAAACAACGAAAACTATTACAA CAACCTTGACTGCGGCTGGCACTTCAAAACTGACAGTAGCAACTACGTGGTCCACGTGAATTTTACGTTTGTTGACACAGAGTACATAGCTAATTGCTCCTACGACTACATTGACATATTTGATG GGACACCCCTACAAGCCACAGGACTTAGGAGACTTTGTGGTCAGCTGGGGCAGCAGTGGGAGTTCTATAGCACTGGTCAGTCCATGTACATCCGATTCCACAGTGACCCCGCGGTAACAGGTCAAGGTTTCCGACTGACCTACACGTCTGCTCTCCGATCAGAAGTCCCTCAGGACTCGT ATGGGGTGTGTGTACAAGTTTACGTTCAAGCAGCGACCTATAGCAATCAGAATCTGAGATACCCTTACCTCCCCGTCAACTATGTCAA CAATGCTGACTGTTACTGGCTTCTTCAAACAAGTCTCCTAGACTACGTCGTGGCCGTCACGTTCACGTTTGTCGATATAGAATATTCTAACGGTTGTCCCTACGACTACGTGCAACTATTTGACG ggtcCAGCACCTCTGCTGACAGTCTGGGCAAGGTGTGTCGGCTCACATCAGAGACATTCTACAGCTCGGGGCCCTCCATGTACATCAGGTTTCATAGCGATGGCAGCACAACAAAAAGAGGATTCCAGCTGACCTACCGAGCTGTTTCACGTTTAAATGTTCCAG CAACTACACCTTTTGTTGAAGAACTGTCGCTGACAGCATGGAGTTCCACCGAATACCTGCAGTACCCGACTGCCTCAGCAAGCTACCCCAA CAACGCCGACCGTGGCTGGCTAATCAAAACTTCGGATTACGATATCGGTTATACTGTGCACGTGACGTTTACCTTTGTTGACACAGAATATTCTAGCAATTGTGCCAACGACTACATTGAAGTCTTTGATG GGTCCAGTGTCTCGTCTAGCAGCCTGGGCAAACTGTGCGGGTCGACGACACGTGACTTTTACGGCACGTGGTCCTCCATGTACATCAGGTTTCACAGCAATGGCGCGGTAACCGGAAGGGGCTTTAACCTAACCTACCAGGCTGTGAAGAAAGCTGTGAATAAAGCTGTGAATGAAGATACATCTCCTA GGATAGTCAGTGCTGGTATTATTGCTGGACCAGTAGTTGGCGGTGTTGTTGGCATCGTTTGTGTGGTTTATGCCCTAACGTCGTGCATACGATGTCGACGAAAACAGTCGACAAGAAATGACACCACCAACACCCACATCAACACCAACATCCACATGAACGCTGCGTTCTCCTACCCTGCCAATGATCCTGTCACTGCAATCCCTCCCTCTGTCAATCTAAATCTTGTTTCTCTTACTGTAAACCTTCCCCCTGAGACTGCAAGCCCTCCCCCTGAGACTGCAAGACCTCCCCCCGACATTGCCAGACCTCCCTCTTACACCGCAGAGCCTCCTCCCCCTTACGACGGCAATGTCCAGGGCGCAAGCTACCCGGATGCTGTGAACAAGCCACTCCCACAAAAATCCCAGTACCcgacaaccaaacaaacacccTCAGCACCACCGGCTTCCCAG AGGAGGAAATAA
- the LOC112570474 gene encoding deleted in malignant brain tumors 1 protein-like isoform X1, with protein sequence MYSECRYDYVQVHDGSNMESNILGKICGNHSQQEFYSSGQSLFIKFQTLYYRGDFHLSYEAVLPSEVRKTACSYSIPLRGGPRQYYFRYPENNENYYNNLDCGWHFKTDSSNYVVHVNFTFVDTEYIANCSYDYIDIFDGTPLQATGLRRLCGQLGQQWEFYSTGQSMYIRFHSDPAVTGQGFRLTYTSALRSEVPQDSYGVCVQVYVQAATYSNQNLRYPYLPVNYVNNADCYWLLQTSLLDYVVAVTFTFVDIEYSNGCPYDYVQLFDGSSTSADSLGKVCRLTSETFYSSGPSMYIRFHSDGSTTKRGFQLTYRAVSRLNVPATTPFVEELSLTAWSSTEYLQYPTASASYPNNADRGWLIKTSDYDIGYTVHVTFTFVDTEYSSNCANDYIEVFDGSSVSSSSLGKLCGSTTRDFYGTWSSMYIRFHSNGAVTGRGFNLTYQAVKKAVNKAVNEDTSPRIVSAGIIAGPVVGGVVGIVCVVYALTSCIRCRRKQSTRNDTTNTHINTNIHMNAAFSYPANDPVTAIPPSVNLNLVSLTVNLPPETASPPPETARPPPDIARPPSYTAEPPPPYDGNVQGASYPDAVNKPLPQKSQYPTTKQTPSAPPASQRRK encoded by the exons ATGTATAGCGAGTGTCGCTACGACTATGTACAGGTACACGACG GTAGCAACATGGAATCAAACATTCTTGGAAAAATCTGCGGGAACCATTCACAGCAGGAATTCTACAGCTCTGGTCAATCATTGTTCAtcaaatttcaaactttataCTATAGAGGAGATTTTCACTTGTCTTATGAAGCTGTACTGCCGTCCGAAGTGCGAAAAACAG CCTGCTCTTACTCTATTCCACTGAGAGGTGGTCCTCGACAATACTACTTTCGGTACCCGGAAAACAACGAAAACTATTACAA CAACCTTGACTGCGGCTGGCACTTCAAAACTGACAGTAGCAACTACGTGGTCCACGTGAATTTTACGTTTGTTGACACAGAGTACATAGCTAATTGCTCCTACGACTACATTGACATATTTGATG GGACACCCCTACAAGCCACAGGACTTAGGAGACTTTGTGGTCAGCTGGGGCAGCAGTGGGAGTTCTATAGCACTGGTCAGTCCATGTACATCCGATTCCACAGTGACCCCGCGGTAACAGGTCAAGGTTTCCGACTGACCTACACGTCTGCTCTCCGATCAGAAGTCCCTCAGGACTCGT ATGGGGTGTGTGTACAAGTTTACGTTCAAGCAGCGACCTATAGCAATCAGAATCTGAGATACCCTTACCTCCCCGTCAACTATGTCAA CAATGCTGACTGTTACTGGCTTCTTCAAACAAGTCTCCTAGACTACGTCGTGGCCGTCACGTTCACGTTTGTCGATATAGAATATTCTAACGGTTGTCCCTACGACTACGTGCAACTATTTGACG ggtcCAGCACCTCTGCTGACAGTCTGGGCAAGGTGTGTCGGCTCACATCAGAGACATTCTACAGCTCGGGGCCCTCCATGTACATCAGGTTTCATAGCGATGGCAGCACAACAAAAAGAGGATTCCAGCTGACCTACCGAGCTGTTTCACGTTTAAATGTTCCAG CAACTACACCTTTTGTTGAAGAACTGTCGCTGACAGCATGGAGTTCCACCGAATACCTGCAGTACCCGACTGCCTCAGCAAGCTACCCCAA CAACGCCGACCGTGGCTGGCTAATCAAAACTTCGGATTACGATATCGGTTATACTGTGCACGTGACGTTTACCTTTGTTGACACAGAATATTCTAGCAATTGTGCCAACGACTACATTGAAGTCTTTGATG GGTCCAGTGTCTCGTCTAGCAGCCTGGGCAAACTGTGCGGGTCGACGACACGTGACTTTTACGGCACGTGGTCCTCCATGTACATCAGGTTTCACAGCAATGGCGCGGTAACCGGAAGGGGCTTTAACCTAACCTACCAGGCTGTGAAGAAAGCTGTGAATAAAGCTGTGAATGAAGATACATCTCCTA GGATAGTCAGTGCTGGTATTATTGCTGGACCAGTAGTTGGCGGTGTTGTTGGCATCGTTTGTGTGGTTTATGCCCTAACGTCGTGCATACGATGTCGACGAAAACAGTCGACAAGAAATGACACCACCAACACCCACATCAACACCAACATCCACATGAACGCTGCGTTCTCCTACCCTGCCAATGATCCTGTCACTGCAATCCCTCCCTCTGTCAATCTAAATCTTGTTTCTCTTACTGTAAACCTTCCCCCTGAGACTGCAAGCCCTCCCCCTGAGACTGCAAGACCTCCCCCCGACATTGCCAGACCTCCCTCTTACACCGCAGAGCCTCCTCCCCCTTACGACGGCAATGTCCAGGGCGCAAGCTACCCGGATGCTGTGAACAAGCCACTCCCACAAAAATCCCAGTACCcgacaaccaaacaaacacccTCAGCACCACCGGCTTCCCAG AGGAGGAAATAA
- the LOC112570474 gene encoding deleted in malignant brain tumors 1 protein-like isoform X3 yields MERRRLCLIAWTIAAGALSGCDSQCVTNSRPAHLIANQNKTLSFSVQSVGSNASCEWLISSNTISTRLRLTATIFNLRSSNGTCVDNFTIYDGSSSFSPILLSTCSRPNFPIYSSGSDVLVSFTTGRDNFGTTSNFTVNYEVLKISNATIIDSVNVDIGALHIFKYPEGSSQYPNNANRGWVFDTNDSQYVVHVVVAYVDVETASAGCDFDYVEIFDSSVEANRRDRLCGTLTSREYYSTGQSLYITFHSNGSQTRSGFNLTYTAALRSAIYPAPVCSSSTPLAAVLHNKQFLRYPAVSTTYTTDRDCGWSIQSASLDYVVHVTFVYVSIPTSRDCYSDYVQVYDGSSTLSNRLASVCGNEPGQEFYSYGRSLFIQFHSSTNNIPGGFHLSYESVLRSEAPPHAGGTEIVNVDLANEHFLKYPEGSSAYPNNANRGWVFYSTDPKYVVHIQFTQLDVELSATGCDFDYIEVFDSSAEEKKLDRLCGFMTRPQYYSTGEFLYLTFHSNGVNVGTGFNITYRAALQATIYPEPVCSPSLPLAALLHDNKFLKYPALTSASSNNYGCGWSIQSGSVNYTVHVTFLFC; encoded by the exons ATGGAACGACGAAGGTTGTGTTTGATTGCTTGGACCATCGCAGCAG GTGCTCTGTCCGGTTGTGACAGCCAGTGTGTTACAAACTCAAGGCCTGCACATCTCATCgccaaccaaaacaaaactttgtccTTCAGTGTCCAGTCCGTGGGAAG cAACGCAAGCTGTGAGTGGCTCATCAGCTCCAACACCATCAGCACCAGACTGCGCTTGACGGCGACCATCTTCAATCTCCGATCAAGCAACGGAACGTGTGTTGACAACTTCACAATCTACGATG GAAGTTCTTCCTTTTCCCCCATCCTACTATCGACCTGCTCCAGACCTAACTTTCCCATCTACAGtagcggaagtgacgtgttGGTCTCGTTCACTACCGGAAGGGACAACTTCGGCACAACAAGCAACTTTACTGTCAACTACGAAGTTCTGAAGATCAGCA atGCCACTATAATTGACTCAGTGAATGTAGATATTGGTGCTCTACACATTTTTAAGTATCCTGAAGGATCGTCTCAATATCCCAA CAACGCTAACCGTGGGTGGGTCTTTGACACCAACGACTCCCAGTATGTTGTGCACGTCGTTGTCGCATATGTCGATGTTGAAACGGCTTCCGCTGGTTGTGACTTTGATTATGTCGAGATATTTGACA gCTCGGTGGAAGCCAACAGACGGGACAGACTGTGCGGCACACTGACCAGTCGAGAGTACTACAGTACAGGCCAGTCTCTCTACATCACCTTTCACAGCAATGGCTCTCAGACAAGATCAGGTTTCAACCTGACTTACACGGCAGCCCTTCGGTCAGCCATCTACCCAGCCCCTG TTTGTTCTTCAAGTACTCCCCTCGCCGCTGTtctccacaacaaacagtttttaagATACCCAGCAGTGTCGACCACATACACGAC TGATAGAGACTGTGGCTGGAGTATTCAGTCCGCCAGCTTGGACTACGTTGTGCACGTGACTTTCGTATATGTCAGTATTCCGACCTCTCGTGACTGTTACTCCGACTATGTACAGGTATACGACG GCTCCTCCACGCTATCAAACAGACTGGCATCAGTCTGTGGGAATGAACCAGGGCAAGAATTCTACAGTTACGGTCGGTCATTGTTCATCCAGTTTCACAGCAGCACGAACAACATCCCGGGAGGTTTCCACTTGTCCTATGAAAGTGTCCTTCGGTCGGAAGCGCCGCCACACGCAG GTGGCACTGAGATTGTGAATGTTGATCTCGCTaatgaacattttcttaaatatcCTGAAGGATCATCTGCGTACCCCAA CAATGCTAACCGTGGCTGGGTGTTTTACTCCACCGACCCAAAGTATGTGGTGCACATACAATTCACACAACTGGATGTTGAACTGTCCGCCACTGGCTGTGATTTTGATTACATTGAGGTCTTTGACA GTTCGgcggaagaaaagaaactggaCAGACTGTGCGGCTTCATGACCAGACCGCAATACTACAGTACAGGAGAGTTCCTCTACCTTACCTTTCACAGCAATGGAGTCAATGTGGGCACCGGTTTTAACATCACCTACAGGGCAGCACTACAGGCAACCATCTACCCAGAACCTG TGTGTTCTCCCAGTCTTCCTCTTGCAGCTCTTCTCCACGACAACAAGTTTCTAAAATACCCAGCATTGACCAGCGCTAGCAGCAA TAATTATGGCTGCGGCTGGAGTATTCAGTCTGGCAGCGTGAACTACACTGTCCACGTGACTTTCCTATTCTGTTGA